From the genome of Carnobacterium viridans:
ATCTTGGCGGTTATTCCAACCGATGAATTATTAACAAAAGAAAGTCGAGATGTGTTGCCGAAAACACTAGCTTATACGCAAGCTGTACAAGCCAGTTCTATCAGCAATGTAATGATTGCAGCAGTCCTAGCGAATGATTTGAATTTAGCAGGAGAGATGATGGGAAATGATTTGTGGCATGAAAATTACCGTAAAGAGTTGGTGCCTCATCTATCTCAAATTCGGAGTCTAGCCAAAAAAAATGGAGCTTACGCTACCTTTTTAAGCGGTGCAGGATCAACGGTATTGATTTTAGCACCTTATCCGAAATTAAAAGAGCTGGAGCAACGTTTAAAAGAAACCTTTACAGATACAGATGTACGACAATTTAGTGTTGAACGAAAAGGTATCCAAGTGAAAAAATAAACCAAAAAGTCAGAACACAAAGTTCTGACTTTTTTTGGTTTGTTTTTCAAGGAGAGCATGCCTCTGTATGATCAAATCATTCATTGCAGAGGAAACGAATAAAAAAATTAGTTGAAAATGTGGATTTAAAGTTCGCCAACTATTTTTGAACCATGTAATTCTGTAACGCCAAGGTGTTGCTGGATAGCATCTGCATTTTCACTACTGATGCCTCCACCAGGAAGAATAAGAATACGATCTTTCGCATAATCAACTAATTCTTTAAGATGAGAAAGTGTTTCTTCAATTGGTAAGGTTAAATCTCCACCATGAGTTAAAATTCTTTGGACACCGTGTTCAGCTAACCAGTCAATAGCTTCAAATTGTTTTTCATTGGGTATAGCATCGAAAGCCATATGAAACGTTACTTGAAGTCCATAGGCTTCTTCTAGTAATTGTTCCATGGCATCTTCATCAATCAATTGATCGTTGGTCAGACAACCTAATACAATCCCGTCTAATCCTAAATTACGCGCTTCAATAATGTCATAGCCCATAATTTTAAGTTCACTGTCATTATAAATAAAATCACCTGAACGAGGACGGATCATAGCCATCAATGGAATCGATTTTTCAGCACAATAGGCAGCTGCTTCATGCATGACACCTTTACTGACAGTCGTTCCTCCACTGATTAAGTAATCACACAATTCAATTCTGGTTGCTCCTTGAGCAATGGCTTTAGGAATAAAACTATAATTTTCTAAACAAACTTCTTTTAAATACATTAGCATAAACCCCTTTTAAGTGGATGTAATAAGTTGTTGACTCTTTAATTGCTTATTTCAATGTGCAACCAGTATTAGTATAGCAAAAAAAACTAAATTGTTCATGGAATTCATAAGATAATTGAAACTAAAGAATGTCTTCGCTATAATAAAACAGGAATGTTAAATCTCCATTTTTAAATTTAAAAATGGACTTAATAGGTAGCCTGTATTTATCACAGCTAAACAGGTTTAAAGGATGGTAAACAATGAAAATTTTAATTCAAAAATTTGGTGGTACATCAGTAAAAAATGAAGAGAGCCGATTAGCAGCAAAAACACACATTGAACATGCTGTCTCATTAGGCTATAAAGTAATTGTTGTTGTGTCCGCTATTGGAAGAATGGGTGATCCATACGCAACAGATTCTTTATTGAATTTGATTGATGGAGAGAGAAGCTATTTAGACCTAAGAGAGCGAGATATGCTGTTGTCCGTTGGAGAGACAATCTCAACAGCTGTTTTTACAAATCAATTAAAAAAACATGGCATTAATGCAGTTGGATTAACGGGACAAAGTGCTGGTATTCGAACCAATGAAGACTACGGACAGGCAAAAGTGATAAGAATCGATACTGCAACAATAACTGAGCAGTTTAAAACAAAAGATGTTGCTGTAGTAGCTGGTTTCCAAGGAGTAAGTGATAATGGTCATGTCACAACAATCGGTCGCGGGGGAGTGATACGACTGCTGCCTTGTTAGGTGCTGCATTTAAAGCAGAAAGCATTGATATTTTTACGGATGTTTCTGGAATGATGACAGCAGATCCTAGGTTAGTAGAAAATGCTCAATTCTTACAAGTCGTAAGTTATAATGAAGTCAGTAATATGGCCCATGAAGGAGCAAAAGTCATTGATCCAAGAGCAGTTGAAATCGCGCAACAAGCAGGGATTCCGGTTCGAATCCGTTCAACTTATGAAACTGTAACGGATGTGGGAACATTAATTACACATTCAGAAGACCGAAACATCCCGCAACGACTAGTGACGGGAATTGCTCATGTACCTCATTTGGTACAATTT
Proteins encoded in this window:
- a CDS encoding copper homeostasis protein CutC; the encoded protein is MYLKEVCLENYSFIPKAIAQGATRIELCDYLISGGTTVSKGVMHEAAAYCAEKSIPLMAMIRPRSGDFIYNDSELKIMGYDIIEARNLGLDGIVLGCLTNDQLIDEDAMEQLLEEAYGLQVTFHMAFDAIPNEKQFEAIDWLAEHGVQRILTHGGDLTLPIEETLSHLKELVDYAKDRILILPGGGISSENADAIQQHLGVTELHGSKIVGEL